The Catenulispora sp. MAP5-51 DNA window CGCGCCGCTGGACCTGACCGGCCTGAACCAGATCGCCGACATCGGCAGGTCCGGGGAGTACAGCGAGCTGCGCTTCAAGTCCTTCGTCACCAAGACCCACCCGGACCTGGCCGACGAGGGGCCCGGCAAACCCGCCGACGTCTTCGCCGCGATCCGGCGCCGCGACATCCTGCTGCACCACCCCTACGACTCCTTCGCCACCAGCGTGCAGGCGTTCCTGGAGCAGGCGGCCGAGGACCCGCACGTCCTGGCGATCAAGCAGACCCTGTACCGCACCAGCGGCGACTCGCCGATCATCGACGCGCTCATCGACGCCGCCGAGGCCGGCAAGCAGGTGCTGGTCCTGGTGGAGATCAAGGCCCGGTTCGACGAGCACGCCAACATCTCCTGGGCCCGCAAGCTGGAGCAGGCCGGCTGCCACGTGGTCTACGGCCTGATCGGCCTGAAGACGCACTGCAAGCTGTCCCTGGTGGTGCGCCGCGAGGGCGGCTTCCTGCGGCGCTACTCGCACGTGGGCACCGGCAACTACAACCCCAAGACCGCCCGGCTGTACGAGGACTTGGGCCTGCTGACCTGCGACAACGAGATAGGCGCGGACCTGTCGGACTTGTTCAACCGGCTGTCGGGGTACGCCCACCCCACCAAGTTCGGCCGGCTGCTCACCGCGCCCAACGCGCTGCGGCCGGGGCTGCTGGAGCTGATCCACGCCCAGCGCGAGAAGGCCGAGGCCGGCCAGAGCTCGCGGATCCGGATCAAGGTGAACTCGATCGTCGACGAGATCCTGATCGACGCGCTCTACGAGGCCTCGCAGGCCGGCGTCCCGGTCGAGGTCTGGGTCCGCGGCATCTGCGCCCTGCGGCCGGGGGTCGAGGGGATGAGCGAGAACATCAGGGTGCGCAGCATCCTGGGCCGGTTCCTGGAGCACTCCCGGGCCTTCGTGTTCGGCACGGACGAGGAGGCGCAGGTCTGGATCGGCAGCTCGGACCTGATGCACCGGAACCTGGACCGCCGGGTGGAGGCCCTGGTCCGGCTGGTCGAGCCGGTGCAGCGCCGGGCCATCTCGGCGCTGTTCGACCTGGCCATGGACCCCAAGACCGCGGCCTGGGACCTGGGCGGCGACGGCACCTGGACCCGGAGCGAGTACGCCGAGGACGGCTCCCCCCTGGCCGATCTGCAGAACACGCTCATCGCCGAGCGCGCCGACTGGTGGAGCCGGCGGACCGGATGAGCGCTGTGGGGGCGGGAGCGGGGTCGTGGTGGGGACTGGACCGTCCGGCGACGCCGGGCGGTCCGTGCTGTGGGGTTGGACCGAAGAAGAGTGCACAGTGCCGCCAACCGGGCAACGGCGGAACCGAACCGTCAGGCTCCAGGCCTGACCACGTCGTGGGGGCAGTGGCGGACACATGGATGCAGCGACTCAGCGCGCGATGGCCGGATTCGGGGCGGCCAGTCCCGACGGACCGGCGGGGCTGGCGGTACGGGGGTACCTCGCCGAGCAGTCACGCGCCTTCCTGACGCACAGCGCGCTGCCGGTGCAGCAGCCGGCCGCGGTCCGGCTGCGCGCGGCCTGCCTGCGGGTGGGCACGGCGCTGGCGGCGTGCCGGGAGTTGGTGGACGCGGCCTGGGCCGACGAGCTCGGCCGGGAACTGCGCGGCACCGCGCAGATCCTGGGCGCCGAGCGGGACTCCGACGCGGTGCGGCCCCGGCTGCTGACCCCGCTGGACCGGTGGATCGCCGAGGGCCGCTACCCCGACGGCGGCGCGGCCCGCACCCGCACCCTGCTGACCCGGATGCTCGACCGGGAGCGCTCGGCGGCGCACGGCCAGGCCACCGCGGCGCTGGTCGGCCCGGCCTTCCACGCGCTGGCCGACCGGATGGCCACGCTGGCCCGGGACGTGCCGCTGACCCCGGCCGCCGACCGGCCGTGCCGGCAGGTGCTCCCGGAGATGGCCGAGGGCGCCTGCGAGGAGTTCGCGAGCCGGGCCCGGGAGCTGCCCGAGCCGCTGGCCGCCGAGGACGCCGCGGGCGACGCCGCCTGGCTGGCCGCCGAGGACGCCGTCCAGGCCGCCCTGCACACCGTCGAGCTGTGCCGCCCCGCCGGTACGCTGATCGCCGGCGAGGATCCCGCGGACCTGCTGGACCGGCTCGCGGCCACCGCCGAGTCGCTGGCCGAGCAGCGCGACGCGGTCCTGGCCGCGGCCTGCGTCCATCGGGCGGCCGACACACCGCGCATCGCGGCCACGACCGGATATGTACTGGGAAGACTGCACGAGGAACAACGCCTGGCGGTGATCCGGGCCCGGAGCACCGCGCCGCTGGCGGTACCAGAGAGGTCCGCGCACTGATGAACGCCGCCGACGAAGCCGCCGGCCAGACCGCGCCGATCCAGGTCCGGGCGGCCGGCTGTGTCGTGTGGCGCCCCGGTCCCGCCGGGCCCGAGGTGGCGCTGATCCACCGCCCCCGCTACGACGACTGGTCCTTCCCGAAGGGCAAGCTCGATCCCGGCGAGGGCTACGTGCAGGCGGCGGTCCGCGAGGTGCGCGAGGAGACCGGCTATCCGGTGGTCCTGGGCCGGCGGCTGCCGACCCAGGTCTACGACGTCTCCTTCGGCGGCGCGGCGCGGATGAAACGGGTCAAGTACTGGGCCGCGCAGGCCGCGGTGGACTCCGACTTCCAGCCGAACTCCGAGGTGGACCGGCTGGAGTGGCTCCCGCTGGCCGCCGCGCGCGACCGGCTGACCCGCCAGACCGACCGCGACCTGCTGCTGGCGTTCAGGGCGGCGCCGGTCGACACCGTTCCGGTCCTGCTGCTGCGGCACGCCGAGGCGGTGCCGCGCAAGCGTTGGGACGGCGAGGAGCTGGAGCGGCCGCTGACCGGACGGGGCCGCGACGACGCCGAGGCGCTGGTCCCGATGCTGGCGGCGTACGGCCAGGCGGCGCTGACGGCCTCGCCGTTCGCCCGGTGCGTGGCCACGCTGAAGCCGTCCGCGCGGTCCGCCGGCGCCGCCATGGCCCTGGAGCCCGCGCTCGCCGAGGGCGCCGACCCGGACGCCGGGCGCGCCTGGCTGCGCGAGGCACTCAAGTCCGGACACACGACCATCGCCTGCACCCACCGGCCGGTCCTGCCCGAACTGCTCGCCGAGAGCCCACTCGGCCAGGCCGTGCACTCCGGCCGCCGGGCCCTGGCGCCGGCCGAGGCCTGGGTGCTGCACGCCCGCGACGGCCACGTCGTGGCGATCGATCGGCTGAAGCTGTGAGCGCGGCGGTTGCTCCTTGTCAAGGTCCGGCAACCCTCTGCTCCGGATCGACACCCCCGCGACACCCGCGGGTAAACCGCCGTTCGGGGGATGGCCGCCAGAACCTTGTGCGACGGCCTGTTTACGGCTCTGATCAGGGGCTCCGGCGCTCGGCCGCCCGGGACCGTTCACCCTCCGTTCACCTTCACCCGTCCATCGATTCACCTGGCCTCCCTAGCTTCGACGAAGACAACGCATGCAATGACTTCCGATGATTCGAAGGGACTTCCCGGTGAAGATCCACGCTGGTTTCAATGGGCGCAGTGCCGCGGTCGGCGCCGGAGTTCTGGCTCTGGCCATGGCCGGCCTGACGGCCTGTGGTTCTGACAACAACTCGTCGAGCTCGGGCGGTTCCTCGTCCACCACCTCGGCGGCCGGGGGCGGCGCCACCTCGGCGTCCGGTTCGTCGTCCTCGACGGCCTCCGGTGCCGCCGGCGGCATCACCTGCGCCAACGGCACGCTCTCCGGCCAGGGCTCCACCGCTCAGAACACCGCGATCGTGAAGTTCATCAAGGACTTCCAGACGCAGTGCGGCAGCGGCACCAACATCAACTACAACGGCACCGGCTCCGGCCCGGGCGTCACCGCGTTCATCCAGAAGCAGGCCGACTGGGCCGGCTCGGACTACGCGCTGAACTCCACCCAGCAGCCGCAGGCCGACGCCCGCTGCAGCGGCGGCAAGGCGCTGTCCGTGGGCACCGTCCCCGGCGCCATCGCCGTCATGTACAACGTGCCGGGCGTGACCAAGCTCAACCTGTCGGCCTCGAA harbors:
- a CDS encoding CHAD domain-containing protein, whose protein sequence is MDAATQRAMAGFGAASPDGPAGLAVRGYLAEQSRAFLTHSALPVQQPAAVRLRAACLRVGTALAACRELVDAAWADELGRELRGTAQILGAERDSDAVRPRLLTPLDRWIAEGRYPDGGAARTRTLLTRMLDRERSAAHGQATAALVGPAFHALADRMATLARDVPLTPAADRPCRQVLPEMAEGACEEFASRARELPEPLAAEDAAGDAAWLAAEDAVQAALHTVELCRPAGTLIAGEDPADLLDRLAATAESLAEQRDAVLAAACVHRAADTPRIAATTGYVLGRLHEEQRLAVIRARSTAPLAVPERSAH
- a CDS encoding NUDIX domain-containing protein; the encoded protein is MNAADEAAGQTAPIQVRAAGCVVWRPGPAGPEVALIHRPRYDDWSFPKGKLDPGEGYVQAAVREVREETGYPVVLGRRLPTQVYDVSFGGAARMKRVKYWAAQAAVDSDFQPNSEVDRLEWLPLAAARDRLTRQTDRDLLLAFRAAPVDTVPVLLLRHAEAVPRKRWDGEELERPLTGRGRDDAEALVPMLAAYGQAALTASPFARCVATLKPSARSAGAAMALEPALAEGADPDAGRAWLREALKSGHTTIACTHRPVLPELLAESPLGQAVHSGRRALAPAEAWVLHARDGHVVAIDRLKL